The DNA segment GACACAGTGTATTTTCCATTGCTCGGTTGGTAAGCTTTGATTAACAGAGTCCAAGAAACCTCTAATTTCCTTGGAACGGTGGTAGCTAGCCCCATCCCAAAAAATTAGTAATCGCTGGTCGGGAGAGTTAGCTAGTAAGTATTCTAGGTAGTTGATAGTATTTTTTGAGTTTCCAGCATCATAAGCTTTGAGAACTAATTCTCCAAGGAGATAGTCAACTGCCCCATAGTATGTCTGCTTATCTCGCTCGTTGACAACTGGGACTGCGATTTCTTGGTCACTTTTTCCCCATACATAACCACTTAAATCTCCCCACATTAAATGACACTCATCAATTAACAATACTCTTAACTTTCCTGTTTCGATTTCTTCTCGGTTATTTGCCAGCAATGTTTCAATCTCTTTTTTTTTTCTGCAACAGCATTCTCATCGGCTTTCGGATTTACCTTTGTGGTTTTCTTCCAACTGATTCCTGCTTCGGAGAACAAGTCGTAGTAGCTTTGCTTTGACTCATAAACTACGTCATACTCAAAAGCTAGTTGATACTCTAGTTCCCCAAGCTCCCAACAATCTTTTGTTTGTAGCCAGCTCAACACCTCTTGGAGTTGTTTAGCATTCAGATAGCTCTTTCTCCCTTTGTAGTTTAGTCGCAGTCCGTCAATTCCAGTTTCTTCATAGGCTTGCTTCCAGCCTGTGATTGACCCTCGCGATACGTCTAAAATTTTTTGGATTTCATCATACAAGTAACCTTGATAAACTAGCTTGACTGCCAATGCTTTCCTTACTTCACGCGCATCTGGACACATATCTATAAAATCTTGTAATTCAGCAATCGCATTCAGTGCAGTTTCCTCTTTTAAATATTGCTGCGATACTTCCCCCGCAAGTGTAGTAGCTTGTAAATGCTGACTTTTCATTGTTTACTATTAGACTTTTATCCCTCTCCGTATTATCTCTTGGTCTTGTTCACAAATCAAATAGGATTCCTATATCTCTGGCAACTTAAATGTAAGAAAATCCAAGGTTTGATCTGACTAATTTCATTAAACCTTCCTGCTTGAGTTTGTAAGCGAAAATCTAAGCGATAGACAAAATATCCTGTCCTTTCCTTGCCGTTCTCATCTAGGTAAAAGGCAACAAATGGTTGACTAACTAGGAATAGTCCCGTTCTTCCTGAACCATCGCCTTGTGCTTTTCTCCAGCGAATTTCTTGCTCTCTTTGTCCAGAGCGAATAACACAGGCTTTTCCATGCAATATAGTTGCAAGTAGGCTGGGTATAGCTTGAAATCCAAGTCCTTTTTCGGCGTTAATATTTTGGATCAGGGTTTCTGTTGGTATTGATTGCCAAAACCAATTAGAGGGAAATATGTCTATTTTTTCTAGGAAGCGATCGCAAACACTAGCGACCTGATCTGTTTTTCCCTTACCAGAAAATTGCTTTGTCCATTCCTGCGCCCAAATACTCACTAACTCATGTATTTGTTCTGGTGTGGGAACTCGAAGGGGATTTTCATTTGTGCCTACAGCTAAAGCTCGATAATCACCTCTATCAAAATACTCAAAACCATGAGTTAAAGTTGATGCACAGGCAACTAAACCATTATTCAACTGTCTGTAAGGTACATGAACCTTTTTTTTGCGATTTGGGGATAAAACCTCTTCCATGCTGTTACGAAATTCCGCAATAATTTCGGCAAATGGAAACTGAAGTATCGCAATTTGCAAATTTTTTAAAGCATCTTCCCGAAGCGTCATTCGCGCCAGTAAAAGGGAATTTGAATCAGATTTTTTAGGCATTGTCAACTCCTGCACGCAAAAAGCTAAAAATATAGGTCATTAATTGTTTCCATCGCCTCAGCAAGAGGCTGATAAAGTGCATTGCCCACGCTGTTTTCCTCGCTGGCATAGTCGCAAATTCGTAATATCATGGCGACGAGTAGGCTTGTTTGTTCAGTATCATTTTCATTCAGTTCAGGATTAGCTATTCTGGCAGCACTCTTAGGGGCCCAAGCAGCATCAACGAAATAAGCACGAAATGGCACACCGCCACGCAACAGACGACCAACGGCTTGAATGACTAACCCAGCAGTAGTTGCAGCCAAATCAAATCTTGGATAAGCAAGTAATTCCTTATCATCACGTAGAGTTTTATAGTATGAGCGCTGTTCAACCGATCGCCAATAACGCGCTGCTAGTTGCCGCACTTTTTCTGCACGTTGAACGACTCCATCTCCCTGTAACCAGGCTGTAAAGGCATCTTTATCCACCCAGTCTAAAGCGCGTCGATTCATTTCTTGGGCGATCGCTTGTGTATCATGGGGATGGGGATAGGGACGAGTTAGAAAGTAAACGCTACCAAATGCGGCTTTACCATTGCCATTCAAAATATTGAAGCCACGCCCCATCGCACTCATCGGCGCAACTAAAATTCTGCCGTTGGTTTGCCCGAAAGTTTCAATATCTGCACGATTGAGCGCACCTTTGTCAGTTGGTTGTAGAAGTCGGTCTATTTCATCAAAGTCATTCTCTGTGTATGTATCTGTATTATCAGGGACTAAATGATAAACAGAGTCCTGCATACTTGACCAGCAATTACCAATTTCCTTGGCTACCCAACGGGCTTGATCATAGGAGTTGACTAATAATAAAATACGATCGCGATCGCGCCAGTGGTAATTTGCATCATCACCAAGATGTCTCAATTCCTTAAGTTCTTGACCTAGATGACCTGTACCGTTACTACCAATAAGCGATCGCGCTATTTCTTGAAATAAGCCCATTTTTTTTCGTTCAGCGCTACCGGAAATACGCAGGGGTTGGTTCTTTTGGTTGAATTGAGGCAGAAACTTGAAGTAACTTTGAGCGATCGCTTTTATTGCCTCTTGTTCCGGCATTAAAATACCCTGCGGATTACCAACGTGAAAGCTAGTAGAATGTGGTAAATATGATGTTCCAGAAAGTGCCAGCACATTAGGCCCGCGTTGTCCATTAAAGTCTGTTAGTAAATGATGAAAGTTAAGAATATAGCAACGTCCAATATTTGTATAAGCAAACAATGTTAGGGCATTATTACTACGATTCTTGGATTTTTTATCGCTCTCATTGTCTTTAGAGTAATATGTGCCGAATTGTCGTCCTGTAAGGGGTAGCGGCAAAATATTCAACATCGCCGTCGGCATACGCTGATGGGGTGAATCATCGGTAATTGATTGGGGCCGATTTTGCCACTCATAGAAGACAATGCGCGTGTGTCTATCCAAAAGAGCGATCGTCAGCGCGAATTGTAGGCGATAAGCCAAAGTTTCTATAGTATCTACCTCATTCTCATTGCTTGATTGTGGCGAACTGTGCTGACGATTCTCTAATTCTGTTCGCAACCGTTCTAAACGCCTTTGTGTATTCGGAAAAAATTCCAGAATCCAAGCTCTGCAAGCTATGTATATTTTGTCATCTAATGCGCTTTCACCAGTGCTGTTAATTTCCTGCATAAGCGCTGCCAGACGATACACTGGATTTTGACTTGGGTTTTCAGGAGAATCCATCCGTAAAGGATCTTCCTCGTTGAGTAGTGCATCAAAATAACGCACAATTGGCTTTATCAGTCGAGCATTGGCTTGCGAATGGGCTTCTGGGGTTTCTGGAGATTCAAATTCTTCTAATCCCGCCAGACGACGGGCAAATTTAAACAGCAGAGTGTTGGGTGTAAAGTAACCGCGTTTAATCCAATCTCGTAGAATCTGATGTCCAAAATGTTTATCAAGTAGCGTTAGTGTGGCTGTAATTGCTTTTTGGGCATCACGTTCTGCACCAGTCCATCTCTGAGTTAACGGGGGCATCACACGGTTAGTTGTGGAAAATTGTTCTGTTTTCACGCCAATATCATCAAAAACCCCGTTTTTACCACCATCAGTAAGCACCACCTCCTCAGCGTAGGTGTCATCAAACCACTTAATAACCGTCTCTACTTCATCAAAAACAACAAAATCTGATTGTTCGTAGACGAGTTCACCTATTTTCATAGGACGCAACTCTAGATGGCGTGGTAATCCTGCCATTGCCATTGCGCCTGGAGTTGTAATCCAAACACGGGCATTTGGCATATCATGATAAACCTGTTGGGATGGACATTTGGCAAAGAATGGACACAAATAAAATGAACCTCTGCTTTTACTTCGTCTGGCGCGTAGGCGTAGCCCGTCGTAGACATCGCTTGCAGGCATTTTTTGCAGAGAGTAACAAGGTTCTGTTCCTGGTTTGAGGGGTTTGTTATTTAAAAATTCCTGAAAGGAACGCTTATTAATCTGACCCTGTAGAGGACAAGCTGTGCCTAACCAACGTTCACCCCAGTGAGGCTGTCCACGTTGCTGATGTTCAAGATAATCCTTCGACGTAGAGAAACTCCGCAGGTGTGCATCCCGTTTACTGCGCCCCAAGATTGGTACTGCTATCGGCTCATCATTCTCTGGGTCGTCACAGAACCACCAATTGATTTGGTTAGCTAATTTAATCGCTGATTGCACATCACTAACGACTAAGGTGATGCGGCGATCGCCATGATGTCGCACAATATTTACAGTCAGCAATTGCGAAAAGGTGGTCTTTCCAGAGGCAACCATACCAGCAATGTTTGTGAAGCCATCTAACTCTAGAATCCGCTCCTCTTGCTGAAGCAGTGTGGCATTTTCCTGTACTCTGTGGAAATTAATTTTGCGGAAGCGATTTACCCAATGTCCTTTGGCGGTTTCATCCCACCCATATTGTCGGGTTAACGCTTCCTCTCGTTCATCAATCCAGGCTGCATCTTGCTCTAAATCTGAAATGCGGAGGGAAAAAGAACTGCGAGAACGAGATGTGGCAAACCAGGGTAAGTGCTGTATCTGTGCATTACGTACCTGTTGCTGGGTAAATTTGATTGGGACTATAACTGTCTGTTCTCCTGTCTTCGCCTCGAATTGATAAGCAACGTCAAGCTCTACTTGCTGAACTTTACGAAGCCGGAAATTCAAATTGGCTATTAAACACCGTTCATATACATCTTGATTTGCTGGATGTCTGAGGTTTTTAGCAGCATGAATAATATAGATATCCCAATTTTGCGGTGTGAAATCTCCGTAGTTACGCCAATCTAAAGGAATCTTCAGATAAGAACGCAAGGCAGCTAACCAAGCGAAGCGGGCAGAAAATGGAGCAATTTGACGAGCGTTGGCGATCGCTTTTCTTGCCATCTCATCTAAGTTTTGTAAACGCGGATGTCTTAAGGGCATCCCACTCAAAACCGCCCAAGGTGCAGTAACTGGCTCATCATCGAGTCCCAAACGCTCCATCAGCACAAAGCAAAGCTCTACCTGAAGTAGCAATTCAGCCTGAATACGCTCCAAGCCTTCATCCTTCAACTGTTCGAGGCGGTCTATAAACTCTCTTGGTAGCTCAAATAAGGTCTTCTGGCTCATTGGCTATTCCCCTCCAGCAAGCTTTCAATTTTATTAATCACTCGTTTCTCAAAAACAGCATCACTCAAAAGATGAATACTGCTTGGCAGTTTTGCCGCCTGCTCCCGAAGAATTTCTAGATAATTCTGTGTTTGTTGCAAACGTTCGATAGGAATGACATAAAAACTTTCGTGATAACGTAAATCTCCCTCGCTGAATAGAGGTGTTAACTTCGGTGCTAACTTGTAGGGACTTTGATAATCCTTAATATCTACAGCCCAGGTTGTTTGGTCACAGAAGCACAGTTGTAAGTCATAGCGATCAATGCCAGGGTAAAGATGAATGGCGCAAAGCTGTTGTGGGAATTTACTTTGTAGTTCTGCCAAAATCTCAAATAACCGTATTTCCGGTATTCCTGGTAAACAGATACGCAAGTGAATCCCAAACTTCAAGCGACACAACCCATGTTGCCATGTAATCTTTTTCACATAAGGCAGACTTTGCCGATGGTCGTTGCAAACACTAGGTTTAATACCACGTAGCTTGCCATACTTTTTAAACAAAGGGCCGCAGCGATCGCAATTCCAGGAAGGCTCTTCTATTTCACACTCATCATAGAGTTCTCCAACTTCTTGGATGTGAATATATTTTGTTTTCAAAAATACTTTGCGGATATGTGCCTTAGTTGTGTATCGATTCTCAATCAGAAATCGACGCAGTAAAACATATTCCCTTTGCACACTTTCAGGATTACTATCGTTGTTATATAACTCTTGTAAACGTGCCAAAATTCTTTGAAATTGGAGATTTTCTATAGCAATCTGCTGAGTTGTAGCAGTTGCGGACTCTGATAATTTTGTCCGCTCAAGCAGTTCTTCATAAAAGTATCGATTTGCTTCTTCACTAAGTCCTCCTTCGTAAAGTAAGCCAAAATCTGAGTCAAATTCTTTTGGTATGAAGCGCCTTGGATACCAAGTTTTCACAGGTTTTTCCAGTAGAACTAAAAGACCATTCAGAGTACGCGGATATGGTACAGCAGTTAACTCTAGTGCTAGTTTATTCAGACCATGACGTAGTAGTTCTGGATATGGATACTTGCCATCTCGGCGGACAAACTCTGCTAAACCAATAACAAGACTGTTAAATTCGCTAATTTCCATAAGCGATCATCCTTCTTTGAGAGGATTTACTCAGCACCACGCTTTTTTCATTCATGATACATTTGTTGCACATACCATACAGGATTATTTATGGTGTGTCAACTAAGAAACGATTGATTTTTACGTGACGCAAGGATAGGAGAATGGGAAGTTATCTAGATATAGAACGCTTGGCGAGCCTAGTTCGCAAAAAGCGAGGTAGTAGAGGGTTGCGAGAAACTTCGGTAGAAATTGGGAATGTAAGTCCATCTACTCTATCAAGGGTAGAGAGCGGTAGAATGCCGGACATGGAAACATTTTTAGCGCTTTGTAACTGGCTACAAGTACCACCTGCGGAGTTATTTAGAACTACGGAGGAGGATCAACCAGATACGCCTGAAGCGATCGCAATTCAATTACGAGCCGACAAAAAACTTGATCCAGCGATCGCCAATGCTTTAGCGTCCTTAGTCAAAGCAGCCTATCGAGACCTTTCGCAACAAGATGACGAATTGAAGCAAGACCCATAACTATGTCATTAATTGAAAAACTGTCGACAGACTTTAGACAACGCTGTGAGGTAATCACTACTGAACAACGCAGCTTAATTCAATTGAAAGCTTTTGAGCGATTGCCAGCAAACACCCTAGCCGCTAAATTAGGGGCAACAGTCTTGACACCTGATCAGTTTCCCAATTTACCAGCAGAGCAAGTACAAAGATTACTTGCCAGTGATGAGTGGTCAGGAGCAATTGTATGCGATCGCCCCCTAATAATTGTTTATAATCCCCTTCACGCAGATACAAGATACGAATCAAATGTGATGCACGAAATAGCTCATGTATTGTTAAATCATAAGCGGGTTGGTTTCGATCCATTAACAGGGCTACCAAAACGTCAACAAATTAACGAAGATGAAGCCACTTATTTAGGAGGATGCCTGCAAATTCCCAAACGTGGTTTACTATGGGCAACACAAAGAAAAATGCTCTTATCTGAGATTGCGGTATATTTTGGTGCTAGTGAAGCTATGGTACAGTTTCGCAGTAATGTAACTAACGTACCTGTAAGATACTAAGGTTCTATCAAATACAAACTATTATCTGCTTGCCATTGTGATTGAGAGATGGCGTAGTAAGCTAGCTTTTGATACTTCATGGCTATTTTCTCAATTACTCGTCTTGATGCTATGTTTTCTGGAAGAGCGATCGCTACTATTTTCGAGAGTCACCTAGAGTAAAGCATCTGAGTCTTAATCTTACGGTTTCTATCTCAGGCATTGCATCACAACGAAAGCGCACTTTACCTTCAGACAGGTGTTTTTCTAATCAAACAATTTACACACAGTCTATTAAAAATTAATATAATGCTCCTACTATGAGCATCTACCAACTTTCCCAAAAATCTTACAAACGAAACCGTTGGCGTAACAATGACTGGCGGCTGTTTTCCCGTTTGGTTCCTTACGCCCGGCGTAATACTAAACTCCTAATTCTGGCAATGGTACTGCTATTACCACTTGCTTTGGCTAATGCCGTACAACCCTTGTTAATTGGACAAGCTGTATCCTTAATTCGTAAGGAATCTAGCGCATACGAGTTTTTGAGAAATCGCCCCTTGTCCCAAGGGCTACATATAATTGAGGGAGTCTTACTCTTTACAATTGTTGTTCGTTTAGCGTTGACGGGTTACCAAGGCTATTTGTTACAGAAGTTAGGGCAAAAAATTACAGCCGCTATTCGCCAAGACTTATTTCATCATGTAACTTCTCTGGCAGTCCGTTTCTTCGACCGTACACCCGTTGGTAAACTAATTACCCGACTCACCAGTGATGTAGAAGTATTGGGAGACGTATTTTCCACTGGTGCTATTGGCATCGTCTCTGACGTAGTTTTGATGGTGGTCATTACTGGTTTAATGTTTTCTATCCAGTGGCAACTTGCTTCTTTGCTCCTGGTGATGTTGTTACCAGTTACTTGGTTAATTATTTACTTCCAACAAGAGTACCGCAAAGCTAATTACAAAGCGAGGGAAGAACTCTCTTTATTGAATTCCCAGCTACAAGAGAATGTTTTGGGGATTAACGTAGTCCAGTTATTCCGCCGGGAAAAGTTTAATGCTGAGTTATTTCGGACTACTAACCAACGCTATACCAAACAGGTAGATCAAACTATCTTTTTTGATTCGGCTGTTTCCGCAACTCTGGAATGGATTGGCTTAATTGCGATCGCTGGTGTATTGTGGGTGGGTGGATGGTTACTTTCAGACAATCAAGTTGATTTTGGGACTTTATCGACCTTTATTTTATACGCCCAACGCTTATTCGACCCTTTACGAGATTTTGCGGAAAAATTCACCGTGATTCAATCTGGATTTACGGCCATTGAACGGGTTAGCGACATTTTAGATGAACCGATAGAAATAAGCGATCGCTCCAACTCTCGTTTTTCCGTTTTTGATGCTAAATTTGGTTACATTGATGAAATTGTGGCTGATTTGGAATCTCAAAATATCAGCGACACTCCAAACATGGGAGAAATACGTTTTGAACACGTTTGGTTTGCCTATAAAGACGATGATTACGTCATCAAAGACTTAGACTTTATTATTCGTCCTGGCGAAAAAGTTGCATTAGTAGGGCCTACTGGCGCAGGTAAAAGTTCTATCATCCGTCTTTTATGTCGTCTCTACGAACCCACCCAAGGACGTATCTTAGTCGATGGAATTGATATCCGCGAGTTACCTCAAGCAGAATTACGCCGTTATATGGCGGTAATTTTACAAGAGGGTTTTTTATTTGCTGGTAATGTCAAAAGCAACATTACTTTAGGTGATTACTATACTTTTGAGGAAATTCAAGCAGCCGCACAACAAACAAATATTGCCGAATTTATCGAAGAACTACCCTTAGGTTACGATACTAAATTGCGAGAACGGGGTACAAATCTTTCTAGTGGACAAAAGCAACTGTTAGCTTTTGCTCGTGCAGCTATTCGCAATCCTCAAATTTTGGTTCTAGATGAAGCCACTGCAAGTCTCGATGTTGGTACAGAAGCCTTAGTGCAGGAAGCATTAAACGAATTATTAATTGGGCGAACTGCCATCATTATTGCCCACCGCCTGTCTACAATTCGCAACGTAGATAGAATTTTTGTGTTAAAACGTGGTGAATTAGTGGAACAAGGTAGCCATGAGGAACTGTTAAATTCAGGAGGGCTTTATTCTACTCTGCATAATCTCCAAATGCTGGGAACCTAGTTGATGAGTTATCCAAAAAAAGGTAGCTCTAATATCTCATATGGTTACATATCAAAATCATTTGCTAAAGATCAAATATTAGTATCTAAGGTTTTTCAGGATGAATATAATTTCATTTAGGCTTTTAATCCTGGGTGCTGGTATTACTCTAGTACCTCTGTTATCCAGCTTAAGTACCTCTGCACAAAATCCATCACAAAATATTGAGCTAAAAGTTTATAGCGAAAATGAACAAAAACAAAGTTGTCCAGACAAAGTTTCGGTTACTGAAAAACCCCGACCTTATCAAGAAGGTAGTTTTACAACGGATGGCTCTGTTAACTTGAGTGCCTACGCTAGTAACATTTCAGTGCTTACTAGCAATAACTTTAGCGTTACATGGGTGGGAAAATTGAAGCCGAGATATACCAAATGCTCGGCATCTGCTGGGATGTCCAAGTTTGATGGACAAGACTACTCTGGAAACATTAATTATTTACGAATGCACTTTGTTAAAGGCAAAGTTTACTTTATCTTAGATTTGGCAGGTGGTTCTGATCCTAATAATTATCCCCTAGTGGTGCTAAAAAATAGTTTAAAAAATGGCAATCCAGCTTGGTCTTGGGGTGGCTCTGATTAGCATCAAGTAAATCACTAATTTCTTGTATTTTCTTGACCTTGATTTATTTCTTGTTTGTACTGAATATAGTTTTTATTTACTTTTATAAACCCCAGTTCTAACAACTGATTAATATTTCTATATTCAATTGAATTATGCGAATGTAGAATTAATGTATTGTTCTCTAGTAGTACTTCCTGATAGCGTTTGTATTCTGAAGAATTGTTGTAATACTGTTTTTCTCGTACCGCTTTATCAACCACTTGTGTAAACTGAGGCAGAAATTTATAATGGAACATAACACAAGTAATATCTGCTATGTTTGCCCATTGTACTAGATGGCTACCAACTAACTGTAATCGAAAGTTTGGCTTCAATAATGCAAACTTTGAGAGGAAAGGTGAGTTATTAAATACTCTGTTGCGAACGCCACCATAATGTAACTTTAAATTAGCCTTATCCTTCATTTTATTACTCAGTCCAGAAGGTAACAATTTCTCTTCGATATCTGCGATTTCAAACCATCGATGCGATTGCAGAAAGTCAAGATTTTTCCCATTACTCTGTGTTTGAATTGCTCCACGAGGAAACATATCTAGCATCTGTCCCATTACAGCATTATATCTGTGGATATCCAGCCATGCTAATAAGTCTCTAAACGAAATTTCATCAGAGCATGGATAATCAAAGAATTCATCACAATCCACTAGCAGACACCAGCGATTAAACGAATAATGATCAATCAAGAACTGACGCATATCGCGTTTATATTCTGCAAAACTTAAATGGCACTCCACAATAGTAACCTGTTTATATTTAGCAGCCCGCGAGATGGTTCCATCTTTTGAACCATTGTCCATCAAGACGATATGTTTAACACCTAGTGCTAGGTAATGTTGAATAAAAGATTCAATATAGTCTTCACAGTCTCGAACAACAGAAAGAACGGTACAATCAGACTTACTCCACCAAGTCAATCTCTTACCATGAATGTGTTTTACATTTAACCATACATAAAAATATGAGCGTAGTCTTTCAAGCAGACGTGTAAATTGTTTTTTCCTATATTGGAGATGTTGTACTAGATTGTTAAGCATTTGTTTCAACTCACTCAATACATAATATTGGCGGTTTAACAGCCCCAGGATACAATTTCCACAAGCGAAGATACCGCCAAGTATCAACAACTGTTTAGCAATTAAAGACGAATTACGAGTATTTTTACTTACTACTACTTAATATCTGAGTGAGTATAACCGTAATTTCACCCTTAGCTATCAATATTATGTATGAATTACGTATTTTCCACCATAAATTTCTGAGATATTTATCTATACAGCATTCAGGCTTGATGGCGCAGGTGATATCTGCTTCGCCAGCCATAGAGTTGGTTGGGAAAATACTGGTACCTTCAGGGAGAACTTCACATGGTTAACAATATAGTGGCGTGGCAAGAGCTTAAAATAATTTATGAAAAATAAAGCAAAAGTATTGATTTATCTCAATTTTCTCAAAAATACATTGCAATATTTTAGCTTTGCCACGCCAATAGGCTCATAAGACGATGTGTGTAGCGATCGCTCTCAGTAGATAAATCCTCTGATATAATATAAATTATGATTTCTACTTACTAAGAGTTAGGACATTTTCCGTAACTAACCCAAGATCGGC comes from the Nostoc sp. PCC 7120 = FACHB-418 genome and includes:
- a CDS encoding IS630-like element IS895 family transposase (programmed frameshift), whose protein sequence is MKSQHLQATTLAGEVSQQYLKEETALNAIAELQDFIDMCPDAREVRKALAVKLVYQGYLYDEIQKILDVSRGSITGWKQAYEETGIDGLRLNYKGRKSYLNAKQLQEVLSWLQTKDCWELGELEYQLAFEYDVVYESKQSYYDLFSEAGISWKKTTKVNPKADENAVAGKKKEIETLLANNREEIETGKLRVLLIDECHLMWGDLSGYVWGKSDQEIAVPVVNERDKQTYYGAVDYLLGELVLKAYDAGNSKNTINYLEYLLANSPDQRLLIFWDGASYHRSKEIRGFLDSVNQSLPTEQWKIHCVRFAPNCPVQNPIEDIWLQAKTWVRRFCALIPSFSHLKWIFEWFIRHTTFDFDTLQMYGTYSKIK
- a CDS encoding ABC transporter ATP-binding protein, whose product is MSIYQLSQKSYKRNRWRNNDWRLFSRLVPYARRNTKLLILAMVLLLPLALANAVQPLLIGQAVSLIRKESSAYEFLRNRPLSQGLHIIEGVLLFTIVVRLALTGYQGYLLQKLGQKITAAIRQDLFHHVTSLAVRFFDRTPVGKLITRLTSDVEVLGDVFSTGAIGIVSDVVLMVVITGLMFSIQWQLASLLLVMLLPVTWLIIYFQQEYRKANYKAREELSLLNSQLQENVLGINVVQLFRREKFNAELFRTTNQRYTKQVDQTIFFDSAVSATLEWIGLIAIAGVLWVGGWLLSDNQVDFGTLSTFILYAQRLFDPLRDFAEKFTVIQSGFTAIERVSDILDEPIEISDRSNSRFSVFDAKFGYIDEIVADLESQNISDTPNMGEIRFEHVWFAYKDDDYVIKDLDFIIRPGEKVALVGPTGAGKSSIIRLLCRLYEPTQGRILVDGIDIRELPQAELRRYMAVILQEGFLFAGNVKSNITLGDYYTFEEIQAAAQQTNIAEFIEELPLGYDTKLRERGTNLSSGQKQLLAFARAAIRNPQILVLDEATASLDVGTEALVQEALNELLIGRTAIIIAHRLSTIRNVDRIFVLKRGELVEQGSHEELLNSGGLYSTLHNLQMLGT
- a CDS encoding pPIWI_RE module domain-containing protein, with protein sequence MPKKSDSNSLLLARMTLREDALKNLQIAILQFPFAEIIAEFRNSMEEVLSPNRKKKVHVPYRQLNNGLVACASTLTHGFEYFDRGDYRALAVGTNENPLRVPTPEQIHELVSIWAQEWTKQFSGKGKTDQVASVCDRFLEKIDIFPSNWFWQSIPTETLIQNINAEKGLGFQAIPSLLATILHGKACVIRSGQREQEIRWRKAQGDGSGRTGLFLVSQPFVAFYLDENGKERTGYFVYRLDFRLQTQAGRFNEISQIKPWIFLHLSCQRYRNPI
- a CDS encoding glycosyltransferase family 2 protein yields the protein MLNNLVQHLQYRKKQFTRLLERLRSYFYVWLNVKHIHGKRLTWWSKSDCTVLSVVRDCEDYIESFIQHYLALGVKHIVLMDNGSKDGTISRAAKYKQVTIVECHLSFAEYKRDMRQFLIDHYSFNRWCLLVDCDEFFDYPCSDEISFRDLLAWLDIHRYNAVMGQMLDMFPRGAIQTQSNGKNLDFLQSHRWFEIADIEEKLLPSGLSNKMKDKANLKLHYGGVRNRVFNNSPFLSKFALLKPNFRLQLVGSHLVQWANIADITCVMFHYKFLPQFTQVVDKAVREKQYYNNSSEYKRYQEVLLENNTLILHSHNSIEYRNINQLLELGFIKVNKNYIQYKQEINQGQENTRN
- a CDS encoding ImmA/IrrE family metallo-endopeptidase, with the translated sequence MSLIEKLSTDFRQRCEVITTEQRSLIQLKAFERLPANTLAAKLGATVLTPDQFPNLPAEQVQRLLASDEWSGAIVCDRPLIIVYNPLHADTRYESNVMHEIAHVLLNHKRVGFDPLTGLPKRQQINEDEATYLGGCLQIPKRGLLWATQRKMLLSEIAVYFGASEAMVQFRSNVTNVPVRY
- a CDS encoding helix-turn-helix domain-containing protein, giving the protein MGSYLDIERLASLVRKKRGSRGLRETSVEIGNVSPSTLSRVESGRMPDMETFLALCNWLQVPPAELFRTTEEDQPDTPEAIAIQLRADKKLDPAIANALASLVKAAYRDLSQQDDELKQDP